The genomic segment GCGCTATGGTGGTTACCCCGTTGAAACCACCAGCCACAAATATCATGTCGTCCAGCACCTCGACCGCAAAGTTACTCCGGGGATTGCACATGTCCACCACCGTCGACCAGTGGTTCGTAGTCGGGTCGAACTTTTCGCCGCTGTTCATTCTCACCAGCCCGTTGAAACCACCGATCACGTATAGACAGTTGTGATACGTTATGCAAGAAACGCCGCTGCGTCTGGTCTGCATGGCCGGTATTAGCGTCCACTCGTTGGTTTCCACATTATAAGTCTCGGCCGTGTTCATACACTCTTGTCCGTTGAACCCACCGGTAATGTATATTTTGCCTGTGcgattatgttatataattgtaattgtgtGACGATTATGACGTAGGTtagctaggtatataattattattattggatagtAGACActaggcaatataatatattatattatatagtgtaatgTAGTAGTTACAACTCTCTGTATAGGCTTAACACCAAGGGAACTgtaatagctaaaaaaaaaaagtaaaaagtgaaaattccgaaaaaaaatgcaatacctaaattataatatcatcattcctatattttataatatttatactcttatctttattattattgttatcttactAGTTTTTCTAAACTAAATAGGAAACTAATTTTTActttacagtttataataatatatttgattttattcacaaaaatcGGTGTTTAGCAGATATAGTTATCATGAGTGTATACTTGAATTATCCAGCGTTGCGTAAGTGgagttatattatcaaaatttaatttatttatttaagcacaagccatattattttaaataatttaattatcatcaAATAGGTTGTATAGCTGTATAGGTatagaaataaatgaaaatttttctaCCTTTACACTACATTTTTAGTGcgctatagtataggtatttcgCTACATTGTGTGTACCGTAgcgttgttaaaaataaagaagataGTGTTCTACATAGAGTCGCTTTAATTAGCGAGATATTTTAGGCCACAgctaataattaacataattattaaccaTTTTACATATTGAAtgtatgacttttttttttggccaagaTTTAATTccccttaaatattaaaatattatattagctataaaatatgtatatttataaaaaatacagctTCCAACAACATGCGATGAAGATAGATTTTTCATATTTGGgacattataggtacttaccattCAACACGGCTGCACAGGCGTCACTCCTCTGAGAAGTCATCGGTGCTATCATTGTCCACTGGTTTCGTTCGAAATCATACTTTTCTGCGGAGCCTAGCCGGTGATGGCCGTCGAATCCACCCATTGCGTAAATAATGCCGTTTAACAATGCAACGCTGACATAACATCTACGTCGgttaattataatcaacaataatattataaacattcataatatcttatttattgtagcacccattttttttatatagttataaaatatgtactttaatataaaagaaaaaaaaatgggaaaGTAGGTGTCGTTCTGTTGCACAATAAGTATTAGTAAGTGGGTCGCTGTAATTGATAGtgataaatttgaatccaatgatattataatatcattgtatattatgaaaaattattttagaagaagacggtcagtcaacctatgatattattactaagtaaaatattattttgatatgatatagtgattaatgtaatttattaaactatctTCGCGGAacgttgtttaaaaaatattcaatccttatagctatataaaagttgaacattttatacatttttaactacaaaatcgtttaaaatttaaaatttgatacatttggtcaatatttgaaaaatggtcATACTAATTCATACTAATTGCATACTAAATATTAGCACAAACAAATATGAAAATCGTATGAGGAGTGCTGGGGTAACGCACGTGtattacaatggtgtttattttatttttatcctgtatacatcAAAGCATTATTTAGATTGcgtatcgtgtacacagacactaaaaattatataataaaaaaacacacatcattgtaaattcatcgctccgctcagaatctaaaatattaaaaatatttttatatcgacaaaaataagttaaaacggAAAATGAGGCGTCAAATATAAGTCCttctttatgtttatattatgtgctataATTTCCGGAATACCGTAACACCGTAAGCGGTAAGCACGCACTTAGTAGTTAGTGGGCTTTTCACCTCTCAAAATGCAGTTCTTCTCGATGCAAAactttttacagttttatataatttcatattaaaatttaaaaaaattaaataatcataatagtattacaaacacagatataaattattcaaaaaacgaTACTATAGCATAGTCGGAGCCACAAAATACGGAAATTGAGTGACACAGTACCGTTGAAGTTTGCTCCGTCTGTAATAGCCGCccactgttaataatattgtcatcacTAAAAGTCTACAACCACTGCAGGACAAATATCTATACTATCGATAGACACTAATACACTATGATAAGAGATATTGTCACCTCGACTCGCTAAATTTTAACGTGGCGCAGACGTACTCGTTTGCTGCAGGTATACACAAAAATGACTGACACTATCTCATTATACAATAACGTTACCGTACCTCTTACAGTTCATCGGCGCTACTTCCTCCCAAGTTTTCGTCTCTGTGTTGAACTTTCTACAAGAGTTGAAATACTCCAACCCGTCAAAGCCTCCAATTACGTAGATGTACGGTCCCATGACGATCGTACCATGATACGCTCTCGGCCCGTGCGTGTCCTCTTGGAATATCCTCGTCCACCGGTCAGATTTCGTGTCGTACGTTTCAATAATTGCGGTCGGGCTGCCACCGCTCCATCCACCGATGGCGAACAATACTTCGAACGGGTACCTGGGACGCGCGAGCGTCGGCGCTATGGAATCAGTCATGCTCGACGTCAGCTGTAGATCATACATGAACTTCAAGGTCTCAATTATGTAAGGCCTGCAATCGTCTCGGTTTTGTATGTAATGGTGGTCCTTGACCTGCAATGATGTTATAAACACATCGCCACATGATAATTAATACACCTTAGATACCTATTAGTACTGCCGGACGATCGGGAATGGTCCTTAATTCCTcctaaattctattttttttaggtagttGATTTTAAGGTGagatttataacataaattgtaCTAGTAAATTGTTCAGcctgttaaaataaatgtaatcttTATCCATGTAAAAATACACatactacataaatatataactccaccgatattataaaacaaatatatgtaggtaccagaggtacctatatagtaaaaataaggaaatttttcaattataggtTACTATGGGAAAATGTAGTATTACGCTTTATATGCTTTATCCAAACTAAACAaaactcaataaaatatgtactacacACATAGGTGCCTACAGTATCGGACTGGCTCGAAAAGGCCCAGTCGGAAAAAAAGGCCCCCCAACAggcaaatagaaaatgttttatttagtcctgaaaaaaatacgtacctaactaACATTCAATCATTCGATATATTAACTGGTTTTACTTTGTTTtcaatatagaatttatattgagtatattctCAAATACTAAGACATTTTCTACAGACTCAAAGTAAATTTACTACAAAAGACCCATCGGACTGTTTTTATTACCAGACAGGGGATATCCCACCTATCCAGGTATCCAActcccaaattacgccactggggcGTAGCCCCTACACTGGTTACAAAACCTGtgacatcaaacattataaagaaaaacacaGATTCAAATTGTGTCAAATTGTGCACGAGTACAatacttaatatcaaaatatatgataattcaGTTACAATCAAGCCTGGATTAAGACATTTAGAGGCCAAGgggccaaatttttttttttttgtgtctgtgtacacgataagtagttgaaataatgcttcgattatcaacttcagtatcttgttcgattggaaagtgaatatcgttggtgcattggggaggtcaaaatttaaaattcccagtaattttcaaaagcaccgtgaaaaacaaaagaaaaattaagaaaaaacgggaatttttacgcaaaattgaatttggtttttggtgtaactttaaaacaaatgaccgtagaaacatgaaattttcaatggttgtttatatttccattttctatacacgataacattttcaaaatattttgatttgttttgagctgtttacggacaatttcagtttccaatttaattagttttttaggttttgagtggaacgatgaatgtattgattttacaatgatgtgtgtttttttatttttttttatttttgtgtctgtcatcaccttttaggacagtaaaagtgcttggattttcttcaacagtatcgtttctgataggaaagtgaatctagttggtactttggggggtcaagagtaaaaattttccagtagttttcaaaagcgccgtgaaaaacaaaagaaaattaaggaaaaacgggaattattacgcaaaatctgttttcgagaaaattgattttggtttttggtgtgactttaaaacgaatgactgtaaatacatgaaattttcactggttgtttatatttccgttttctatacatgataaatttttcaaaatattttgatttgttttgagctgtttacggacaatttcagtttccaatttaattagtttttatttctatgaatgtcaataaaactttatttgttgagtaaaaatacttgaaaatttaatacaaggctcctactatattgttacaataacatttgaaaaatattaaaaatccttagtcacagtttttttttattatcatttaaagttcaaaaattgacaaaatatggaaaaatcacgaaaattacctaattattttgtttataattcataaaaatttttctttttagaactaagattttaaagtgtaatacaagattccttataggataatctacctttatcaaaaaaaaaagtgtctataagaaactcaaattaaatttttatgagcgtttgaaattcatatttttacaacatttgatattcactcgatttcttacgtaacgattttcttattttgttgtaattaaaaaacgaatgactgtagatacttgaaaatttcactgaatgtttatattagaattttctatacacgataaaaatttgaaaataagttgactctttttgagctgtttacggacattgtaagttttcaatttttttagtttttttttctataaatatcaatacaattttatctgttgggccaaaaaagtgtaaaaaattaatacaaggctcctgatacattgttacaatagcagttgaaaaatattaaaaatacataggcacaattattttttataagcatttaaagtttaaatgttgacaaaatttatcaaatttaaaattgaataattattttgtagttaaaaatttataaaatgttttacttttatatctaagaattgaaaatttaaaacaagattccacgtaaatatttaattctgttaccaataattctaagaaatacataagcacagtttatttttatagtcattttaagttcgaatttggacgaaattacatattaaaaaacctggaataactattttagttattttgttgtgattgtataatattatttgtgggtacttgaaacttctaaagtatactattatatatctatgatagtaccacggtttattgttgatgtataacgcgttacctaatggatatgtgatatgattaatttggaatttattattgatacctattatagataatttttttttaatactatagatatatcttataagtatacctataataagtatgtctaatacccagactgacaaactgtctccgcatagattcgtttttcttatacagtgatattatatcattgaattcaaatttaatactatccattatacagtgacccacttgtaaccaactgtacagcagagcgacatccacttacccaccttttttatttaaagctatttaattgtcctatcaacactccgACGTACGCAATCGAACTATAGAAatgttctaattatttttattaaattaaaaatgtagaaaaaagttggcaaaaattagcattttttaaagaatatcgtgtattatttcaaataatttattacttagtatgggttttttgttttttgtattattctactgaattctactgaataatcaataatacctatagagTACCTGCTAATCCTGGTAATCGTCACAacttagttttcctaggattgagtcggttaattggtcgtcaatcgttttattgtatactattcagtaaattttagttgtcataatacaaaagcaaaaactcatagttaataataaattatttggaataatgcacaatttcctttagaaaaatactaatttttgccaatttttttctctatttttaatttaataaaaataattagcacatttctggtttaattgcgtatgtcagttgataggacgattaaaaagctttaaaatgaaaataaaattacgtcaaaatgttgaaaagttttgaagattcCTACTTAAACAAATGCATTTGTGATACGcatggttttaataaaaaaaaaagttaattgcccataactaaaaaaaataaaaaagttatattcaatctttaaagggtatttcttcatcatttttggtatatactttcatatgacgttggccggtcacttcacgATAGATAGATATAaggtatatagcaataaataatgaataatgttctactttatttataaattataatctacaaTCTTTTTCCTCGTTaaataatcatcaatttttttttagatgatttatgcagtgtagagtataacgaaaaaagtaatggataaATCAGAGGCCACTAAATAAATTCTTACTATCGAGACCCGGAGGCCATGGCCCCCCTGCCCcctttaatccgggcttggttaCAATCAGTGATAATGCGAATACCAAGTCATACTCTTACcgtcttataaatgtatacaacatagcaaaaaactgttttgcgcgggaaggAACTAAGAACGCTACAGTCATAACTGAAAAGCggaattttcaccacataaaaaaagaactttgctgtgcaatatcgtttttattttttcgttattggaacttgaaaaacacaaataaaaatggattttaaaacaataggaacttttttcgtataattgatatcaaaaaaataaaaacgatattgcatagccaaagttctcctttataagcggtgaaaattttgtttctttGTTATAAATGTAACCTTCTCGGTTCTTTGCCTCGCCAAAACGTTTTTGCTGTGCTATTGCtatgccgtacgtgtgtaaggCGGAAACATCACATGCGGGTGCGATGTCCTCTTAAAAGCCACaacaattttacactatttataatcaatgatacatatttgtatatagacagCTATTAAATTCGTAGAATGATAAtgccattattttaataattattgagaacttctcaagatacaaaaataaattttcttatttgaaaaaaaaaaaattttatttcgtatttctatttactctaaacgaaaaataataataataataggtacaaaatctgGGGCCCCCAATTACCATAAAGAAGCCGGGGCCCCGTCCGCAATCGCGGACTAGCGGTCCGGGCCAGTCTGACTCTGGATGCCTATACCTTATTTACTCGtttcacatattttgtataaatttctATTTATGTAAGGTATAGGACATAGGAATGTTATTTTGATTACTACCTGTTATAGAATTTAGAAATAGTTGGAAACAATGGACAGTACAATTTAGTAGGTGTCTATtaagaatacataatataggtaacattataatttataaaaaaattaattgaactttctgattgttaatttttttttataaaaaatgtacaaaacaaaatatattgtaaatccTACGGGTtcttaacttttatatctatattaggaaaaaaaaattacttaacgcGACAGTAAAATTAATTCAGTCATAAGTTACTGCATAacatggaaaaaattaattcagtaagttagaagttacttctaaaaaaaagtacctacactCTATActctctaaaaaataaaatcattattagttTCCAAACATTTTCCGGCGGACACAGCTAGTGGTTAAacagtcaatattattttggcaAAAACGGGTATTCCCGGACGATTGGTATGTATTAACACATGTTATATTTACGTTCTCGATGAAATATTTGGAGTCCATAAGGCCAAAACGGACTTTGGGCAGTAGAAACAACaaatcgtttttcctatttTTAGGATCTATGTCCACCCATTTCAGTAGCACGTCCCAAACACACTCTTCCCGTTTCACATTTAACTGATTATCTTCGATTATAATTCTGAATTCTTCCTTTCGGAGTTTCATCAACTCATCGCCTTGTTCCGCAATGGTCATAAATTCTTTGACGATGTATTTGTACGCCGCATTTGTCAACTCTCCAAAGTAATAGTAGCTgccagattattattattattaaaaggaaTGTTGTTGGTAGGTAATAATCTAAATAGTAACGTGATTCCATGGGATTATagcggtatttttttttttagtaggtttATACATACTCAGCAAATTGCAACACAGAAACACAATTGTCAGGTCCTAAACATTCGACGACAAATTCATGACAGAGTTGCACCAAACCGTCTATGCACAAATAGTCAGCCGTCCGCATAATatccattacattttcatagTTTATATCAATTTGTCTCATATAAATGTACTGCAAAATAAATTCCATCGTAGTACTTTCAATAGATTTTAGGTTTATTTTCGTGTAGTCTCCTTCATGCAACGTAGTGGTGAAGAGTATTCTAAAAACATGTCAAGTACAATAAACCTTTAAACCtcggtttaaactttaaaatattacactattaaGTTAATCAttaccttaaaataattaattgaaccaCACAATAATTgcacttatattgtatttattttattattctacgaAACCTAAATGTTACGTATGAAACAACAATGAAAATAGGTcagttatacaaattaaatgtataagtaatagttagtaataggtaggtactagaggAGGCTATGTATgcttaaaaaaggtgggtaaatggatgtcactctgctgtacagtaggttacaggtgtctttactgtataatggatggtattaaatttgaattcaatgataatattataatatcattgtatacgaaaaacgattctgagtggtaacggtttgtcagtgtggatattttatattatgttaatattgttattacttaatacttattattaatacggtagccgataaattgaattaataatataaaataacaacaaaataactataatattataataatcgtttttcttggttatttaatatgtaattacctccaattttgaacataaaataactataaaataaaacggtgcttttatatttttcagattttttggttatagaatatattacttacgtggaacctagttgtaagttttcaatccttagctataaaggttgaacattttatacatttttaaacaactttaaatgcttataaaaaggaattgtgcctatgtatttttaatatttttcaactgctatatttaagcaatatatcaagattcttgtattacattttaacgatATGGGCccgataaataaaattgtattgatatttataaaaaaaaactaaaaaaattatatttaaaattgtccgTAAAAGCTACTAAAatgctcaaaacaagtcaaaatatttttaacattttatcaagtacTTATTATAGGActagataaaataaacaaatgataTAAATCTAAAGTGTCCacgattattcgttttttaattagatacaaAAAAAGAAGAGAATCGCTatatgagaaatcaagtgaatattcaatgttgcaaaaattttaacttcaaactattataaaaatttaatttgactttcttatagaaatttttttttgatgaaggtGAATTTCAAtgtaaggaatcttgtattatattttaaaatcttagatctaaaaagaaaaatttttaggcatttctaactcaaaatagtttgcaaattttcgtgatttttacgaattttatcaaaattcgaaatttaaatgctttaaaaacaaaaattgttatcatggatttttaataactttcaaatgttattgtaaaaatctattacgagccttgtattaatttttcaagcttttaaaTAACATCAagcccaacaaataacatttaattgacattcatagaataaaacattttaaaaagataGAAGattgggtgtcactctgctcagtaggttacaagtggctcACTGTAATGGAAggtcttaaatttgaattcaatgatataatatcattgtattagaaaaatcaTTTTGAGCATAAAAACGGTTcgacagcctatgatattagtatattactaagtatattttatgatattattgtgaaatgtgaataaagtaaaaaatatatatataacctatttacgtggaaccttgttttaaattatcaatcctTAGCTGTagtagttgaatattttataaatttgaaactacaaaatagttattaaatttaaaatttaatagttttgtaaaaaaaccaaactttaaaggcttataaaaaaaaattgtaaacttacgtatttttaatatttttaaccagctattgtaacaatatatcagaaggattttattgatataactacatggaaaaaaaaactaaagaaattgaaattttaaatttccgtAAAtggctcaaaacaagtcaacattttaacaagtatatgaattgataaaataaacatacattttatggtgcatagaaaatgagaatataaacattcagtgaaattttcatgtatctacagtaatttctttttttaattacaaaataataaggaaatcgctacatgagaaatcgagtgaatatccaatgttgtaaaaatgttggctcataaaaattcaatttgactttccaatagacattttttttttttgataaagatagacaaacttatgtagaatattgtattacattttaaaatcttagatttataaagaaacatttttatgaatttataactcaaaataatttgcaaattttcgtgattttaacgtatttagtcaatttttgaactttaaatgcttaaaaaaaaaaaactgtgactaaggatttttaatatttttcaaatgtcattgtaacaatttagatatagtaggagccttgtattaaatttttaagtattttcatccaaaaaatagaatttgtagaaaaaaaaaaaactaaaaaagtttgaaactgaaaatgtccattaacaattcaaaacaaatgaaaatattttgaacattttatcgtatatagaaagtACTAATATGaaaaaccagtgaaaatttcatgtttctacagtcatttgattaagagttacaacaaaaatcaaaatcgattttgtcgaaaaccaattttgcgtaaaatttccggtttttctacattttttgtttttcccggtacttttgaaaataactggGACTTTTAAATGTTGTTCTCCTTGCCTCctaaccaactagattcactttcccatcgaactaGACACTGAAGTAttaattgaagcattatttcgattacTTATAGTGTAagaagacaaaaaaataatttaaaaagtttaaaaaataaacatgcaTCATTGTACGGCTCTgcatagaatctaaaatatgaatgtTAGCAGTAGTGGGTATAGAcacctaggtataatatctCTAAGACTTACgcaataatatttaagtctACAGGTGACTAATATAAGAATCGTATAAGTTACAGAGCCTTGGTAATGTAATGTGATAGCCTTGATATGCAAATTTGGACaactctcaaaaactgaaatatttcaatagaagtaacattttttaaaattactttaatatattttatacaaattataaaataaatctaatagatacctatgttattaattaCGTATCATCACttagtactattatttattataaagtgtcgtatatttataatgaatgatattcatgagtattatatagttttaataaaataaaaataatgaaatcataattcaataattgcaaaaaataaactattttcctgaacgaatattatttattaaaaattacaataactaaATTTTGGATTGTCTGTTTAATTTTAAgtcaa from the Acyrthosiphon pisum isolate AL4f chromosome X, pea_aphid_22Mar2018_4r6ur, whole genome shotgun sequence genome contains:
- the LOC100165373 gene encoding kelch-like protein 10 isoform X1, with product MHTIDVIKKIDGDDSYRRRLTRQVSMHTLNGFNELRLNVKLCDASLILDNGDTFPIHRSVLSGSSDYFRILFTTTLHEGDYTKINLKSIESTTMEFILQYIYMRQIDINYENVMDIMRTADYLCIDGLVQLCHEFVVECLGPDNCVSVLQFADYYYFGELTNAAYKYIVKEFMTIAEQGDELMKLRKEEFRIIIEDNQLNVKREECVWDVLLKWVDIDPKNRKNDLLFLLPKVRFGLMDSKYFIENVKDHHYIQNRDDCRPYIIETLKFMYDLQLTSSMTDSIAPTLARPRYPFEVLFAIGGWSGGSPTAIIETYDTKSDRWTRIFQEDTHGPRAYHGTIVMGPYIYVIGGFDGLEYFNSCRKFNTETKTWEEVAPMNCKRCYVSVALLNGIIYAMGGFDGHHRLGSAEKYDFERNQWTMIAPMTSQRSDACAAVLNGKIYITGGFNGQECMNTAETYNVETNEWTLIPAMQTRRSGVSCITYHNCLYVIGGFNGLVRMNSGEKFDPTTNHWSTVVDMCNPRSNFAVEVLDDMIFVAGGFNGVTTIAQVECYNDRTDEWFEAKSMQVYRSALSACVMRDLPNVEYYMPLDRDRLEEGRKNIVRNNRPNNSNDSQRVDNESVNTVATQVDNNRAVQVNDDEDDVIILD
- the LOC100165373 gene encoding kelch-like protein 10 isoform X2, with protein sequence MNNVIKKIDGDDSYRRRLTRQVSMHTLNGFNELRLNVKLCDASLILDNGDTFPIHRSVLSGSSDYFRILFTTTLHEGDYTKINLKSIESTTMEFILQYIYMRQIDINYENVMDIMRTADYLCIDGLVQLCHEFVVECLGPDNCVSVLQFADYYYFGELTNAAYKYIVKEFMTIAEQGDELMKLRKEEFRIIIEDNQLNVKREECVWDVLLKWVDIDPKNRKNDLLFLLPKVRFGLMDSKYFIENVKDHHYIQNRDDCRPYIIETLKFMYDLQLTSSMTDSIAPTLARPRYPFEVLFAIGGWSGGSPTAIIETYDTKSDRWTRIFQEDTHGPRAYHGTIVMGPYIYVIGGFDGLEYFNSCRKFNTETKTWEEVAPMNCKRCYVSVALLNGIIYAMGGFDGHHRLGSAEKYDFERNQWTMIAPMTSQRSDACAAVLNGKIYITGGFNGQECMNTAETYNVETNEWTLIPAMQTRRSGVSCITYHNCLYVIGGFNGLVRMNSGEKFDPTTNHWSTVVDMCNPRSNFAVEVLDDMIFVAGGFNGVTTIAQVECYNDRTDEWFEAKSMQVYRSALSACVMRDLPNVEYYMPLDRDRLEEGRKNIVRNNRPNNSNDSQRVDNESVNTVATQVDNNRAVQVNDDEDDVIILD